A single Mercenaria mercenaria strain notata chromosome 9, MADL_Memer_1, whole genome shotgun sequence DNA region contains:
- the LOC123547403 gene encoding aerolysin-like protein — MRKVVHFIQTSHPPQHQKAEMPFIFKDPSVNTDYFTDDHASGGEGGQAFNHIKINEGAILTKIKAWKRDWRIGAIQVWMSDGSNYLAGKPGGGESSEFKFKKGETIVSLNVQASGPYSSILSRRRLGAIWFKTSKDRSWGIFSRNLTADGRYWPEVGSGVCCGVFGGSGDAIDRFGFAMLRPVESSMLSEIKYPQLNIEIVATRPTTVAHQIFCNGSKTEQTFTLSGSRSVTIKREWSLSTQLSMTFKMEVTAGIPEVASVTSGFSWTVGSTSTHAVSNTETETQSWSWPLKCPPHTKILGEATMYADDIDTPYEGVVELRLKNGKSFKYKVKGVYRGMNARSGTVTVKSLGPCASEESLTEEMYQTSLW, encoded by the coding sequence TTACCGACGACCATGCTTCAGGTGGAGAAGGAGGCCAAGCGTTTAACCACATCAAGATAAATGAGGGAGCTATTCTCACCAAAATCAAGGCCTGGAAGAGGGACTGGCGTATAGGTGCTATACAAGTTTGGATGAGCGACGGTAGTAACTATCTCGCTGGCAAACCCGGTGGTGGTGAGTCGAGtgaatttaaattcaaaaaaggCGAGACGATAGTTTCTCTCAATGTTCAGGCAAGTGGACCGTATTCTTCCATTTTGAGCAGACGCCGTCTTGGAGCAATTTGGTTTAAAACGAGCAAAGATAGATCCTGGGGAATATTTTCGCGCAATTTGACGGCAGATGGGCGTTACTGGCCTGAAGTTGGTTCTGGTGTCTGCTGTGGGGTGTTTGGAGGAAGTGGAGATGCGATTGATCGTTTCGGGTTTGCAATGCTTCGACCGGTTGAGAGCTCAATGTTATCTGAAATAAAGTACCCACAACTTAACATTGAAATTGTAGCAACCAGGCCAACCACGGTGGCTCATCAGATCTTCTGTAATGGGAGCAAAACTGAGCAAACGTTTACTCTGAGTGGTAGCAGAAGTGTGACAATTAAAAGGGAATGGAGCCTTTCCACCCAGCTCTCTATGACTTTCAAAATGGAAGTCACGGCAGGAATACCGGAAGTGGCATCAGTAACTTCAGGGTTCAGCTGGACTGTAGGCAGTACATCTACACACGCTGTCTCTAATACTGAGACAGAGACACAGTCATggtcatggcccctgaaatgtcCACCACATACTAAAATCCTTGGCGAGGCTACCATGTACGCTGATGATATAGATACACCCTATGAGGGCGTGGTAGAATTGCGACTGAAGAATGGGAAGTCTTTTAAGTATAAAGTCAAGGGCGTATATAGGGGGATGAATGCAAGATCCGGAACGGTGACGGTGAAATCCTTAGGCCCGTGTGCTAGTGAGGAAAGTCTTACAGAGGAGATGTACCAAACCAGTTTGTGGTAG